A part of Tardiphaga sp. vice304 genomic DNA contains:
- a CDS encoding bifunctional folylpolyglutamate synthase/dihydrofolate synthase produces MFNLPKYGEGICLSRLAALLDALSIDRHRLQRHSVVVTGSNGKGSTAAFAASIGHAAGLRTGLFTSPHLYRFNERFRIDGVEIDDDGLAELALRVATAITDLARGGLTEVFGAFEAQFALACLYFQEAQCDFMVFEAGIGGRYDPVRLVGATVCCVTSVDYEHVQLLGNTLELIASDKSDACAAGGIIIYGENCRPLKRYLAEYNRPRDVAGVFVRDDIAIDNEMMAATGQQFDLQLFGLSFDGLGMSVLGDFQFNNAAIAAALFLQWSKRARPDLAIEPAIRHGLRDTDWPGRLEVVQQAPLIVIDVGHTPDGVSQALQSLRAIHGERDWLLVLGVSGDKSIDDIARHLAPSFEAIVCTRAHHKGADARVVGAAARKANAKAKIHIANAIEDAVRISRQLARDNQQKIYVAGGLFVAIEYATVLRGGDAKELQFF; encoded by the coding sequence ATGTTTAACCTGCCGAAATATGGTGAGGGCATCTGCCTGTCGCGTCTCGCCGCCCTGCTCGACGCGCTGTCGATCGACCGTCATAGGCTGCAGCGCCATTCGGTCGTCGTCACCGGCTCGAACGGCAAGGGCAGCACCGCGGCCTTCGCCGCCTCGATAGGCCATGCCGCGGGCCTGCGCACCGGACTGTTCACCTCGCCGCATCTGTATCGCTTCAACGAACGCTTCCGCATCGACGGCGTCGAGATCGACGATGACGGGCTGGCCGAGCTGGCGCTGCGCGTCGCCACCGCCATCACGGACCTTGCGCGTGGCGGCCTGACCGAGGTGTTCGGCGCCTTCGAGGCGCAATTCGCGCTGGCCTGCCTGTATTTCCAGGAGGCGCAGTGCGACTTCATGGTGTTCGAGGCCGGCATCGGCGGCCGCTACGATCCGGTGCGGCTGGTCGGCGCGACCGTATGCTGTGTGACGTCCGTCGACTACGAACATGTGCAATTGCTCGGCAACACGCTGGAACTGATCGCCTCCGACAAGAGCGACGCCTGCGCGGCCGGCGGCATCATCATCTATGGCGAGAATTGCCGGCCGCTGAAGCGGTATCTCGCCGAGTACAACCGGCCGCGGGACGTCGCGGGTGTTTTTGTGCGCGACGATATCGCGATCGACAATGAGATGATGGCCGCCACCGGACAGCAGTTCGATCTGCAGCTATTCGGCCTTTCCTTCGACGGGCTCGGGATGAGCGTGCTTGGCGACTTCCAGTTCAACAATGCGGCGATCGCGGCGGCGCTGTTCCTGCAATGGTCGAAACGCGCCCGCCCCGACCTCGCGATCGAACCGGCCATCCGCCACGGCCTGCGCGACACCGACTGGCCGGGACGGCTCGAAGTGGTGCAGCAGGCACCGCTGATCGTGATCGATGTCGGCCACACGCCGGACGGCGTATCGCAGGCGCTGCAAAGCCTGCGCGCCATCCATGGGGAGCGCGACTGGCTCTTGGTGCTCGGCGTATCCGGCGACAAGAGCATCGACGACATCGCCCGACATCTCGCGCCGTCGTTCGAGGCGATCGTCTGCACCCGCGCGCATCACAAGGGCGCCGATGCCCGCGTCGTCGGCGCCGCCGCGCGCAAGGCCAATGCGAAGGCGAAGATCCACATCGCCAACGCCATCGAGGACGCGGTGCGCATCAGCCGGCAACTGGCGCGCGACAACCAGCAGAAGATCTATGTCGCCGGCGGCCTGTTCGTCGCGATCGAATACGCCACCGTGCTGCGCGGCGGGGACGCGAAAGAGCTGCAGTTCTTTTAG
- a CDS encoding NADP-dependent oxidoreductase has translation MTDINRQVLLVEKPSGKLGSEHFKLSQGGIPEPKDGEALLRVRYISLDAANRAWMHGATYRAAVETNTVMAGGGIAEVIASKSPALKPGDIVFGDTGWQDYAAVPAKQLSKMPKLEPMTHLLSIYGIAGLTAYFGLLDVGRPKAGETVVVSAAAGSVGSIVGQIAKLKGCRVVGIAGGKAKCDWLTGELGFDAAVDYKNGAVFKALKAAAPGGIDVYFDNVGGDILEACIAQMNLRGRIACCGAISQYDGAPAATGPRGVPGLIVVKRLTMQGFIVMDYMAQRDAALKDLQEWVASGQIKVQEDVIDGLENTPAALIGLLAGENRGKRMVRL, from the coding sequence ATGACTGACATCAATCGCCAGGTCCTGCTGGTGGAGAAGCCGAGCGGCAAGCTCGGTTCCGAACATTTCAAACTATCGCAGGGCGGAATTCCCGAACCGAAGGACGGCGAGGCCTTGCTGCGGGTGCGCTACATCTCGCTCGACGCCGCCAACCGCGCCTGGATGCATGGCGCGACCTACCGCGCGGCGGTCGAGACCAACACGGTGATGGCCGGCGGCGGCATCGCCGAGGTGATCGCCTCAAAATCGCCGGCGCTGAAGCCGGGCGACATCGTGTTCGGCGACACCGGCTGGCAGGACTACGCCGCGGTGCCGGCCAAGCAGCTCAGCAAGATGCCGAAGCTGGAGCCGATGACGCATCTGCTCAGCATCTATGGCATCGCCGGCCTCACCGCCTATTTCGGCCTGCTGGACGTAGGCCGACCGAAGGCCGGCGAGACTGTCGTGGTGTCGGCCGCGGCCGGATCGGTCGGCTCGATCGTCGGGCAGATTGCCAAACTCAAAGGCTGCCGCGTGGTCGGCATCGCCGGTGGCAAGGCCAAGTGCGACTGGCTGACCGGCGAGCTCGGCTTCGATGCCGCGGTCGACTACAAGAACGGCGCGGTGTTCAAGGCGCTCAAGGCCGCAGCGCCCGGCGGCATCGACGTGTATTTCGACAATGTCGGCGGCGATATTCTCGAGGCCTGTATCGCGCAGATGAACCTGCGCGGCCGGATTGCCTGCTGCGGCGCGATCTCGCAATATGACGGCGCGCCGGCGGCAACCGGCCCGCGCGGCGTCCCCGGCCTGATCGTGGTGAAGCGGCTGACCATGCAGGGCTTCATCGTGATGGATTACATGGCGCAGCGCGACGCCGCGCTGAAGGATCTGCAGGAATGGGTCGCATCGGGCCAGATCAAGGTGCAGGAAGACGTCATCGACGGGCTGGAGAATACGCCGGCCGCGCTGATCGGATTGCTGGCCGGCGAGAACCGCGGCAAGCGAATGGTGAGGCTGTGA
- a CDS encoding LysR family transcriptional regulator: MHRRYQHLSIPTEIMRSVVGISEAGSITKAAKLLGLSQPAISSQIKRIEHVVGGSIFHKSANGSATTELGKLVLTQARKILEANDQLLLLRGATSDESSIRLGMSNVYSQRMLQMMSPADMANICIYSDNSAEIAKGLLDGFIDVGIFLGLVEMPAAAGIDLVAQRDDEVTWVRSRDFTLSPGAPVPILTWPGQIMHDLMIQALERKGMVYRIAFSSPDYHARIDAAKAGLGLTLLPKRLVPEPLMAAHEYYLPQNAEGLSLRTLRLPLQERRADR, translated from the coding sequence ATGCACCGGCGCTATCAGCACCTGAGTATCCCGACTGAAATCATGCGTTCCGTGGTCGGTATTTCCGAAGCGGGAAGCATCACCAAGGCAGCCAAGCTGCTGGGCTTGAGCCAGCCGGCGATCAGCTCGCAGATCAAGCGCATCGAGCATGTGGTCGGCGGCAGCATCTTCCATAAATCCGCCAATGGCTCGGCCACCACCGAGCTCGGCAAGCTGGTGCTGACGCAGGCGCGCAAGATCCTCGAGGCCAATGACCAGCTTCTGCTGTTGCGCGGCGCGACGTCGGACGAGAGTTCGATCCGCCTCGGCATGAGCAACGTCTACTCGCAACGCATGCTGCAGATGATGAGCCCGGCCGATATGGCCAATATCTGCATCTATTCGGACAATTCCGCCGAGATCGCCAAGGGCCTGCTCGACGGCTTCATCGATGTCGGTATCTTTCTGGGTCTGGTCGAGATGCCGGCGGCGGCGGGGATCGATCTGGTGGCGCAGCGCGACGATGAGGTGACCTGGGTGCGGTCGCGAGATTTCACGCTGAGCCCGGGGGCGCCGGTGCCGATCCTGACCTGGCCCGGCCAGATCATGCATGACCTGATGATCCAGGCGCTGGAGCGCAAGGGAATGGTTTACCGGATTGCGTTTTCAAGTCCGGACTATCATGCCCGCATCGACGCGGCGAAGGCGGGCCTCGGCCTGACGCTGTTGCCGAAGCGGCTGGTCCCCGAGCCGCTGATGGCGGCCCATGAGTACTATCTTCCGCAGAACGCCGAAGGTCTTTCTCTGCGCACGCTCCGGCTTCCGCTGCAGGAACGGCGAGCTGATCGATAG